In one Tachysurus fulvidraco isolate hzauxx_2018 chromosome 16, HZAU_PFXX_2.0, whole genome shotgun sequence genomic region, the following are encoded:
- the LOC113655653 gene encoding filamin-A-interacting protein 1 isoform X2, producing the protein MRSRSSGMEAPDSGRLQVKPPSKVYQKDKEEVDSIEDMIKKSPAVVEMEKEEKVEEGPVRAIVQTSQNPAEEKCRKKAGLMQLSKEELLHLLGIMEGEVQAREDIIHMLKTERTQPESLEAKYGSAAPVSPLQALQRDNMLISNRTHEEDVYELPMIELDRLEQKHRETYRRMLEQLLLAEKFHRRTVNELECEKRKHIDFMNKSDDFTNLLEHERERLKKLLEQEKAYQTRKDKDHSKQLEKVRDELVKLKSFALMLVDERQLHVDQIDQQSQKIMDLGKKLQERDQDLESVTSKYKEDSQKIQKLEVELEHKAAKFSQENEDMTNKLSSQESQNRQLRIKLAGLSRRIEELEESNKALQKSEEDLQELRDKISRGECGNSSLMAELETLRKRVLEMEGKDEEITKAEAQCKDLRRKLQDEENHSRELKHEIEKLQKRMADLEKLEGTFNASKSECKNLHASLERERNLTKNLCKELETVKKHVKELQCAESRLEKAESSLKDDLTKLKSFTVILVDERKNMAERIKQEEQKSGDMSKLFKAEQGKVMEITEKLIEESKKLLKLKSEMETKVSALTKEKNDLRTRLACEEEKQNDLNAKVNLMQKRVDYLEEAERKARNRADVDKARYADEDNKVKELTEEIDRLKNRLKQLEVVEGDLMKTEDEYDMLEKKFRTEQDKANVLSQLLEEMKSQIARNKAIEKGEAVSQEAELRLRCKMEEAKTRDLQADVRALKEKIHELMNKEDQLSQLQVDYTVLQQRLIEEQDKKKSMSQQILNLTKDLEVTKRYSRALRPSMNGRRIVDVPLTSTAVQTDAHANDALEEETPAVFIRKSVLEENHVMSNLRQKGLKKPAVLDRYPPASTELGIKKSLIPWIKKKEASADTQDGLDKLTYNVNGDASPQAPDLSMTQRPGRPLHIRVTPDHQNSTATLEITSPRAEDFFSSTTIIPTLGLQKPRITIVPKSTTVSPKGSYDVMDRTKSPVTITTISRAKSPEGSKISYPDSPSSPVSVITVSTSPVLQAPISPEPQETSSIGRAVFKVTPEKQTVPTPVRKYNSNTNIITTEDNKIHIHLGSQYKRPQDSGSSPMLTVRPMSVCPENKETPATGTVLRSPRQSSSTSIGKSTPGKMTSSITITPITSAPSRPTQSVLLLNCFKMISGGVCSLDRSLSSPGRMCSQLGLAQQHESLCQKKMLCSA; encoded by the exons ATGAGGTCCAGAAGCAGTGGGATGGAGGCTCCTGACAGCGGACGCCTTCAAGTCAAACCGCCCAGCAAAGTCTACCAAAAAGACAAGGAGGAAGTAGACAGCATTGAGGATATGATTAAGAAAAGTCCTGCTGTGGTGGAGATGGAGAAGGAAGAGAAAGTAGAAGAAGGTCCTGTACGTGCGATAGTGCAGACATCGCAGAATCCTGCAGAGGAAAAGTGCAGGAAGAAAGCAGGACTGATGCAGCTTTCTAAAGAGGAGCTGCTTCACCTGCTCGGCATCATGGAGGGAGAAGTGCAG GCTCGTGAGGACATTATTCACATGCTGAAGACAGAAAGGACGCAGCCAGAGTCCCTGGAGGCTAAGTATGGATCGGCAGCCCCTGTCTCGCCTTTGCAGGCCTTACAGAGAGACAACATGCTCATCTCTAACAGGACACATGAGGAAGACGTCTACGAGCTCCCCATGATTGAG CTGGACCGTTTGGAGCAGAAGCACAGAGAGACGTACAGACGGATGCTGGAGCAGCTCCTGCTGGCTGAGAAGTTCCACCGTCGTACAGTTAATGAGCTGGAATGTGAGAAGCGCAAACACATCGACTTCATGAACAAGAGCGACGACTTTACTAACCTGCTGGAGCATGAGCGTgagag ACTAAAGAAACTGTTGGAGCAAGAGAAGGCATACCAAACACGTAAAGACAAGGATCATAGCAAGCAACTAGAAAAAGTAAGAGATGAGCTGGTGAAGCTGAAGTCCTTCGCTCTGATGCTGGTGGATGAGAGGCAGCTCCACGTTGACCAGATTGATCAGCAAAGCCAAAAGATCATGGACCTCGGCAAAAAGCTGCAAGAGAGAGATCAAGATCTGGAAAGTGTCACCAGCAAATACAAAGAGGACAGTCAGAAAATTCAAAAGTTAGAAGTGGAGTTAGAGCATAAAGCTGCGAAGTTCTCACAGGAAAACGAGGACATGACAAACAAGCTCTCCAGCCAGGAGTCCCAAAACCGACAGCTACGCATAAAGCTGGCTGGTCTGTCTCGGAGAATTGAGGAGCTAGAGGAAAGTAACAAAGCGCTTCAGAAATCTGAAGAGGATTTGCAAGAGTTAAGGGACAAAATCAGCAGGGGAGAATGTGGAAACTCAAGCCTCATGGCTGAGCTTGAAACACTTCGTAAGAGAGTGTTGGAGATGGAGGGAAAAGATGAGGAGATCACAAAAGCTGAAGCACAGTGCAAGGACCTGAGAAGGAAGCTTCAAGACGAGGAGAATCACAGTCGTGAGCTGAAGCATGAAATCGAAAAGCTACAGAAAAGGATGGCAGACTTGGAGAAACTTGAGGGTACTTTTAACGCAAGCAAATCAGAATGTAAGAATCTTCATGCAAGCCTTGAACGAGAAAGGAACTTGACAAAGAATTTATGCAAGGAACTGGAAACTGTTAAAAAACATGTTAAAGAGCTTCAGTGTGCCGAGTCGAGGCTTGAAAAGGCAGAAAGCAGCTTAAAAGATGATCTGACAAAACTGAAGTCATTTACTGTAATATTAGTGGATGAGAGGAAGAACATGGCAGAAAGAATTAAGCAAGAGGAGCAAAAAAGCGGAGACATGAGCAAGCTGTTTAAGGCTGAGCAAGGCAAGGTCATGGAAATTACAGAGAAGCTGATAGAAGAGAGCAAAAAGCTTTTGAAACTGAAGTCAGAGATGGAAACGAAAGTGTCAGCTCtcacaaaggaaaaaaatgatttaaggaCTAGACTTGCATGTGAAGAAGAGAAACAAAATGATCTCAATGCAAAGGTCAACCTAATGCAAAAGAGAGTGGATTATTTGGAGGAGGCCGAAAGAAAAGCCAGAAACAGAGCCGATGTAGACAAGGCAAGATATGCTGATGAAGACAATAAGGTTAAGGAGTTAACAGAGGAGATTGATAGGCTAAAGAACCGCTTGAAGCAGCTAGAGGTTGTGGAGGGTGATTTGATGAAGACAGAGGATGAATATGACATGCTTGAAAAGAAGTTTAGAACAGAGCAGGATAAGGCCAATGTCCTTTCTCAGCTTCTAGAGGAAATGAAGTCACAGATTGCCAGGAACAAGGCCATCGAAAAGGGGGAGGCTGTGAGCCAAGAAGCTGAATTAAGATTGAGGTGCAAGATGGAAGAGGCCAAAACCAGAGATTTGCAGGCAGATGTCCGGGCTCTTAAGGAGAAGATTCATGAGCTGATGAACAAAGAGGATCAATTATCTCAACTTCAGGTCGACTACACGGTTCTACAGCAGAGGCTCATTGAAGAgcaggacaaaaagaaaagtatGAGCCAACAGATCCTAAACCTCACCAAAGATTTAGAGGTGACTAAGCGATACAGCAGAGCACTACGCCCTAGCATGAATGGAAGGAGGATAGTAGATGTTCCTCTCACTTCAACAGCCGTTCAGACAGATGCACATGCCAACGACGCTCTTGAAGAAGAGACCCCAGCGGTATTCATAAGGAAATCTGTTCTGGAAGAAAATCATGTGATGAGCAATTTGAGGCAGAAAGGCCTGAAAAAGCCAGCAGTTCTAGACCGTTATCCACCTGCATCTACAGAACTAGgtataaaaaaatcattgatCCCTTGgataaagaagaaagaagcaagTGCTGACACACAGGATGGCTTAGACAAGTTGACTTATAACGTTAATGGAGATGCGTCACCTCAAGCACCAGACTTAAGTATGACACAACGACCAGGCCGGCCACTGCACATAAGGGTAACTCCGGATCATCAAAACAGCACTGCCACATTGGAGATCACCAGTCCTCGTGCTGAGGACTTCTTTTCAAGCACCACAATCATCCCCACTTTAGGGCTGCAAAAGCCACGGATAACTATAGTTCCTAAATCCACTACTGTGTCACCAAAGGGCAGCTATGATGTAATGGACAGGACCAAGTCTCCAGTGACCATTACGACCATTTCTAGAGCCAAGTCACCAGAGGGTAGCAAGATCTCCTATCCTGACTCTCCAAGTTCTCCTGTCTCAGTCATTACAGTTAGCACAAGTCCAGTATTACAGGCGCCTATCTCTCCAGAACCTCAGGAAACCTCAAGCATCGGTCGAGCTGTGTTCAAGGTGACTCCAGAGAAGCAGACAGTGCCAACACCGGTCCGCAAATACaactccaacaccaacattaTAACAACAGAAGACAACAAAATCCATATTCATCTAGGGAGTCAGTACAAGAGGCCTCAGGACTCTGGAAGCAGCCCTATGCTCACAGTAAGGCCTATGAGTGTATGCCCAGAGAACAAGGAGACGCCTGCTACAGGGACTGTCCTGCGTTCCCCCCGACAGTCTTCCTCCACTTCGATAGGGAAAAGCACTCCTGGCAAGATGACAAGTAGCATCACCATTACTCCCATCACGTCTGCTCCTTCAAGGCCAACCCAGTCTGTG TTGCTTCTGAATTGTTTCAAAATGATATCAGGGGGTGTCTGCTCCCTAGATAGATCTCTGTCCAG TCCGGGACGGATGTGCAGTCAACTCGGTCTTGCTCAGCAACACGAATCCCTATGTCAAAAG AAAATGTTGTGCTCCGCTTGA
- the LOC113655653 gene encoding filamin-A-interacting protein 1 isoform X3: MRSRSSGMEAPDSGRLQVKPPSKVYQKDKEEVDSIEDMIKKSPAVVEMEKEEKVEEGPVRAIVQTSQNPAEEKCRKKAGLMQLSKEELLHLLGIMEGEVQAREDIIHMLKTERTQPESLEAKYGSAAPVSPLQALQRDNMLISNRTHEEDVYELPMIELDRLEQKHRETYRRMLEQLLLAEKFHRRTVNELECEKRKHIDFMNKSDDFTNLLEHERERLKKLLEQEKAYQTRKDKDHSKQLEKVRDELVKLKSFALMLVDERQLHVDQIDQQSQKIMDLGKKLQERDQDLESVTSKYKEDSQKIQKLEVELEHKAAKFSQENEDMTNKLSSQESQNRQLRIKLAGLSRRIEELEESNKALQKSEEDLQELRDKISRGECGNSSLMAELETLRKRVLEMEGKDEEITKAEAQCKDLRRKLQDEENHSRELKHEIEKLQKRMADLEKLEGTFNASKSECKNLHASLERERNLTKNLCKELETVKKHVKELQCAESRLEKAESSLKDDLTKLKSFTVILVDERKNMAERIKQEEQKSGDMSKLFKAEQGKVMEITEKLIEESKKLLKLKSEMETKVSALTKEKNDLRTRLACEEEKQNDLNAKVNLMQKRVDYLEEAERKARNRADVDKARYADEDNKVKELTEEIDRLKNRLKQLEVVEGDLMKTEDEYDMLEKKFRTEQDKANVLSQLLEEMKSQIARNKAIEKGEAVSQEAELRLRCKMEEAKTRDLQADVRALKEKIHELMNKEDQLSQLQVDYTVLQQRLIEEQDKKKSMSQQILNLTKDLEVTKRYSRALRPSMNGRRIVDVPLTSTAVQTDAHANDALEEETPAVFIRKSVLEENHVMSNLRQKGLKKPAVLDRYPPASTELGIKKSLIPWIKKKEASADTQDGLDKLTYNVNGDASPQAPDLSMTQRPGRPLHIRVTPDHQNSTATLEITSPRAEDFFSSTTIIPTLGLQKPRITIVPKSTTVSPKGSYDVMDRTKSPVTITTISRAKSPEGSKISYPDSPSSPVSVITVSTSPVLQAPISPEPQETSSIGRAVFKVTPEKQTVPTPVRKYNSNTNIITTEDNKIHIHLGSQYKRPQDSGSSPMLTVRPMSVCPENKETPATGTVLRSPRQSSSTSIGKSTPGKMTSSITITPITSAPSRPTQSVSGTDVQSTRSCSATRIPMSKENVVLRLTLEPR; the protein is encoded by the exons ATGAGGTCCAGAAGCAGTGGGATGGAGGCTCCTGACAGCGGACGCCTTCAAGTCAAACCGCCCAGCAAAGTCTACCAAAAAGACAAGGAGGAAGTAGACAGCATTGAGGATATGATTAAGAAAAGTCCTGCTGTGGTGGAGATGGAGAAGGAAGAGAAAGTAGAAGAAGGTCCTGTACGTGCGATAGTGCAGACATCGCAGAATCCTGCAGAGGAAAAGTGCAGGAAGAAAGCAGGACTGATGCAGCTTTCTAAAGAGGAGCTGCTTCACCTGCTCGGCATCATGGAGGGAGAAGTGCAG GCTCGTGAGGACATTATTCACATGCTGAAGACAGAAAGGACGCAGCCAGAGTCCCTGGAGGCTAAGTATGGATCGGCAGCCCCTGTCTCGCCTTTGCAGGCCTTACAGAGAGACAACATGCTCATCTCTAACAGGACACATGAGGAAGACGTCTACGAGCTCCCCATGATTGAG CTGGACCGTTTGGAGCAGAAGCACAGAGAGACGTACAGACGGATGCTGGAGCAGCTCCTGCTGGCTGAGAAGTTCCACCGTCGTACAGTTAATGAGCTGGAATGTGAGAAGCGCAAACACATCGACTTCATGAACAAGAGCGACGACTTTACTAACCTGCTGGAGCATGAGCGTgagag ACTAAAGAAACTGTTGGAGCAAGAGAAGGCATACCAAACACGTAAAGACAAGGATCATAGCAAGCAACTAGAAAAAGTAAGAGATGAGCTGGTGAAGCTGAAGTCCTTCGCTCTGATGCTGGTGGATGAGAGGCAGCTCCACGTTGACCAGATTGATCAGCAAAGCCAAAAGATCATGGACCTCGGCAAAAAGCTGCAAGAGAGAGATCAAGATCTGGAAAGTGTCACCAGCAAATACAAAGAGGACAGTCAGAAAATTCAAAAGTTAGAAGTGGAGTTAGAGCATAAAGCTGCGAAGTTCTCACAGGAAAACGAGGACATGACAAACAAGCTCTCCAGCCAGGAGTCCCAAAACCGACAGCTACGCATAAAGCTGGCTGGTCTGTCTCGGAGAATTGAGGAGCTAGAGGAAAGTAACAAAGCGCTTCAGAAATCTGAAGAGGATTTGCAAGAGTTAAGGGACAAAATCAGCAGGGGAGAATGTGGAAACTCAAGCCTCATGGCTGAGCTTGAAACACTTCGTAAGAGAGTGTTGGAGATGGAGGGAAAAGATGAGGAGATCACAAAAGCTGAAGCACAGTGCAAGGACCTGAGAAGGAAGCTTCAAGACGAGGAGAATCACAGTCGTGAGCTGAAGCATGAAATCGAAAAGCTACAGAAAAGGATGGCAGACTTGGAGAAACTTGAGGGTACTTTTAACGCAAGCAAATCAGAATGTAAGAATCTTCATGCAAGCCTTGAACGAGAAAGGAACTTGACAAAGAATTTATGCAAGGAACTGGAAACTGTTAAAAAACATGTTAAAGAGCTTCAGTGTGCCGAGTCGAGGCTTGAAAAGGCAGAAAGCAGCTTAAAAGATGATCTGACAAAACTGAAGTCATTTACTGTAATATTAGTGGATGAGAGGAAGAACATGGCAGAAAGAATTAAGCAAGAGGAGCAAAAAAGCGGAGACATGAGCAAGCTGTTTAAGGCTGAGCAAGGCAAGGTCATGGAAATTACAGAGAAGCTGATAGAAGAGAGCAAAAAGCTTTTGAAACTGAAGTCAGAGATGGAAACGAAAGTGTCAGCTCtcacaaaggaaaaaaatgatttaaggaCTAGACTTGCATGTGAAGAAGAGAAACAAAATGATCTCAATGCAAAGGTCAACCTAATGCAAAAGAGAGTGGATTATTTGGAGGAGGCCGAAAGAAAAGCCAGAAACAGAGCCGATGTAGACAAGGCAAGATATGCTGATGAAGACAATAAGGTTAAGGAGTTAACAGAGGAGATTGATAGGCTAAAGAACCGCTTGAAGCAGCTAGAGGTTGTGGAGGGTGATTTGATGAAGACAGAGGATGAATATGACATGCTTGAAAAGAAGTTTAGAACAGAGCAGGATAAGGCCAATGTCCTTTCTCAGCTTCTAGAGGAAATGAAGTCACAGATTGCCAGGAACAAGGCCATCGAAAAGGGGGAGGCTGTGAGCCAAGAAGCTGAATTAAGATTGAGGTGCAAGATGGAAGAGGCCAAAACCAGAGATTTGCAGGCAGATGTCCGGGCTCTTAAGGAGAAGATTCATGAGCTGATGAACAAAGAGGATCAATTATCTCAACTTCAGGTCGACTACACGGTTCTACAGCAGAGGCTCATTGAAGAgcaggacaaaaagaaaagtatGAGCCAACAGATCCTAAACCTCACCAAAGATTTAGAGGTGACTAAGCGATACAGCAGAGCACTACGCCCTAGCATGAATGGAAGGAGGATAGTAGATGTTCCTCTCACTTCAACAGCCGTTCAGACAGATGCACATGCCAACGACGCTCTTGAAGAAGAGACCCCAGCGGTATTCATAAGGAAATCTGTTCTGGAAGAAAATCATGTGATGAGCAATTTGAGGCAGAAAGGCCTGAAAAAGCCAGCAGTTCTAGACCGTTATCCACCTGCATCTACAGAACTAGgtataaaaaaatcattgatCCCTTGgataaagaagaaagaagcaagTGCTGACACACAGGATGGCTTAGACAAGTTGACTTATAACGTTAATGGAGATGCGTCACCTCAAGCACCAGACTTAAGTATGACACAACGACCAGGCCGGCCACTGCACATAAGGGTAACTCCGGATCATCAAAACAGCACTGCCACATTGGAGATCACCAGTCCTCGTGCTGAGGACTTCTTTTCAAGCACCACAATCATCCCCACTTTAGGGCTGCAAAAGCCACGGATAACTATAGTTCCTAAATCCACTACTGTGTCACCAAAGGGCAGCTATGATGTAATGGACAGGACCAAGTCTCCAGTGACCATTACGACCATTTCTAGAGCCAAGTCACCAGAGGGTAGCAAGATCTCCTATCCTGACTCTCCAAGTTCTCCTGTCTCAGTCATTACAGTTAGCACAAGTCCAGTATTACAGGCGCCTATCTCTCCAGAACCTCAGGAAACCTCAAGCATCGGTCGAGCTGTGTTCAAGGTGACTCCAGAGAAGCAGACAGTGCCAACACCGGTCCGCAAATACaactccaacaccaacattaTAACAACAGAAGACAACAAAATCCATATTCATCTAGGGAGTCAGTACAAGAGGCCTCAGGACTCTGGAAGCAGCCCTATGCTCACAGTAAGGCCTATGAGTGTATGCCCAGAGAACAAGGAGACGCCTGCTACAGGGACTGTCCTGCGTTCCCCCCGACAGTCTTCCTCCACTTCGATAGGGAAAAGCACTCCTGGCAAGATGACAAGTAGCATCACCATTACTCCCATCACGTCTGCTCCTTCAAGGCCAACCCAGTCTGTG TCCGGGACGGATGTGCAGTCAACTCGGTCTTGCTCAGCAACACGAATCCCTATGTCAAAAG AAAATGTTGTGCTCCGCTTGACTTTGGAGCCTCGTTGA
- the LOC113655653 gene encoding filamin-A-interacting protein 1 isoform X1, producing the protein MRSRSSGMEAPDSGRLQVKPPSKVYQKDKEEVDSIEDMIKKSPAVVEMEKEEKVEEGPVRAIVQTSQNPAEEKCRKKAGLMQLSKEELLHLLGIMEGEVQAREDIIHMLKTERTQPESLEAKYGSAAPVSPLQALQRDNMLISNRTHEEDVYELPMIELDRLEQKHRETYRRMLEQLLLAEKFHRRTVNELECEKRKHIDFMNKSDDFTNLLEHERERLKKLLEQEKAYQTRKDKDHSKQLEKVRDELVKLKSFALMLVDERQLHVDQIDQQSQKIMDLGKKLQERDQDLESVTSKYKEDSQKIQKLEVELEHKAAKFSQENEDMTNKLSSQESQNRQLRIKLAGLSRRIEELEESNKALQKSEEDLQELRDKISRGECGNSSLMAELETLRKRVLEMEGKDEEITKAEAQCKDLRRKLQDEENHSRELKHEIEKLQKRMADLEKLEGTFNASKSECKNLHASLERERNLTKNLCKELETVKKHVKELQCAESRLEKAESSLKDDLTKLKSFTVILVDERKNMAERIKQEEQKSGDMSKLFKAEQGKVMEITEKLIEESKKLLKLKSEMETKVSALTKEKNDLRTRLACEEEKQNDLNAKVNLMQKRVDYLEEAERKARNRADVDKARYADEDNKVKELTEEIDRLKNRLKQLEVVEGDLMKTEDEYDMLEKKFRTEQDKANVLSQLLEEMKSQIARNKAIEKGEAVSQEAELRLRCKMEEAKTRDLQADVRALKEKIHELMNKEDQLSQLQVDYTVLQQRLIEEQDKKKSMSQQILNLTKDLEVTKRYSRALRPSMNGRRIVDVPLTSTAVQTDAHANDALEEETPAVFIRKSVLEENHVMSNLRQKGLKKPAVLDRYPPASTELGIKKSLIPWIKKKEASADTQDGLDKLTYNVNGDASPQAPDLSMTQRPGRPLHIRVTPDHQNSTATLEITSPRAEDFFSSTTIIPTLGLQKPRITIVPKSTTVSPKGSYDVMDRTKSPVTITTISRAKSPEGSKISYPDSPSSPVSVITVSTSPVLQAPISPEPQETSSIGRAVFKVTPEKQTVPTPVRKYNSNTNIITTEDNKIHIHLGSQYKRPQDSGSSPMLTVRPMSVCPENKETPATGTVLRSPRQSSSTSIGKSTPGKMTSSITITPITSAPSRPTQSVSGTDVQSTRSCSATRIPMSKGMKPGKTVMGLAAVSRIESRAESQSMKIELRKSAVISSVSTAGGRS; encoded by the exons ATGAGGTCCAGAAGCAGTGGGATGGAGGCTCCTGACAGCGGACGCCTTCAAGTCAAACCGCCCAGCAAAGTCTACCAAAAAGACAAGGAGGAAGTAGACAGCATTGAGGATATGATTAAGAAAAGTCCTGCTGTGGTGGAGATGGAGAAGGAAGAGAAAGTAGAAGAAGGTCCTGTACGTGCGATAGTGCAGACATCGCAGAATCCTGCAGAGGAAAAGTGCAGGAAGAAAGCAGGACTGATGCAGCTTTCTAAAGAGGAGCTGCTTCACCTGCTCGGCATCATGGAGGGAGAAGTGCAG GCTCGTGAGGACATTATTCACATGCTGAAGACAGAAAGGACGCAGCCAGAGTCCCTGGAGGCTAAGTATGGATCGGCAGCCCCTGTCTCGCCTTTGCAGGCCTTACAGAGAGACAACATGCTCATCTCTAACAGGACACATGAGGAAGACGTCTACGAGCTCCCCATGATTGAG CTGGACCGTTTGGAGCAGAAGCACAGAGAGACGTACAGACGGATGCTGGAGCAGCTCCTGCTGGCTGAGAAGTTCCACCGTCGTACAGTTAATGAGCTGGAATGTGAGAAGCGCAAACACATCGACTTCATGAACAAGAGCGACGACTTTACTAACCTGCTGGAGCATGAGCGTgagag ACTAAAGAAACTGTTGGAGCAAGAGAAGGCATACCAAACACGTAAAGACAAGGATCATAGCAAGCAACTAGAAAAAGTAAGAGATGAGCTGGTGAAGCTGAAGTCCTTCGCTCTGATGCTGGTGGATGAGAGGCAGCTCCACGTTGACCAGATTGATCAGCAAAGCCAAAAGATCATGGACCTCGGCAAAAAGCTGCAAGAGAGAGATCAAGATCTGGAAAGTGTCACCAGCAAATACAAAGAGGACAGTCAGAAAATTCAAAAGTTAGAAGTGGAGTTAGAGCATAAAGCTGCGAAGTTCTCACAGGAAAACGAGGACATGACAAACAAGCTCTCCAGCCAGGAGTCCCAAAACCGACAGCTACGCATAAAGCTGGCTGGTCTGTCTCGGAGAATTGAGGAGCTAGAGGAAAGTAACAAAGCGCTTCAGAAATCTGAAGAGGATTTGCAAGAGTTAAGGGACAAAATCAGCAGGGGAGAATGTGGAAACTCAAGCCTCATGGCTGAGCTTGAAACACTTCGTAAGAGAGTGTTGGAGATGGAGGGAAAAGATGAGGAGATCACAAAAGCTGAAGCACAGTGCAAGGACCTGAGAAGGAAGCTTCAAGACGAGGAGAATCACAGTCGTGAGCTGAAGCATGAAATCGAAAAGCTACAGAAAAGGATGGCAGACTTGGAGAAACTTGAGGGTACTTTTAACGCAAGCAAATCAGAATGTAAGAATCTTCATGCAAGCCTTGAACGAGAAAGGAACTTGACAAAGAATTTATGCAAGGAACTGGAAACTGTTAAAAAACATGTTAAAGAGCTTCAGTGTGCCGAGTCGAGGCTTGAAAAGGCAGAAAGCAGCTTAAAAGATGATCTGACAAAACTGAAGTCATTTACTGTAATATTAGTGGATGAGAGGAAGAACATGGCAGAAAGAATTAAGCAAGAGGAGCAAAAAAGCGGAGACATGAGCAAGCTGTTTAAGGCTGAGCAAGGCAAGGTCATGGAAATTACAGAGAAGCTGATAGAAGAGAGCAAAAAGCTTTTGAAACTGAAGTCAGAGATGGAAACGAAAGTGTCAGCTCtcacaaaggaaaaaaatgatttaaggaCTAGACTTGCATGTGAAGAAGAGAAACAAAATGATCTCAATGCAAAGGTCAACCTAATGCAAAAGAGAGTGGATTATTTGGAGGAGGCCGAAAGAAAAGCCAGAAACAGAGCCGATGTAGACAAGGCAAGATATGCTGATGAAGACAATAAGGTTAAGGAGTTAACAGAGGAGATTGATAGGCTAAAGAACCGCTTGAAGCAGCTAGAGGTTGTGGAGGGTGATTTGATGAAGACAGAGGATGAATATGACATGCTTGAAAAGAAGTTTAGAACAGAGCAGGATAAGGCCAATGTCCTTTCTCAGCTTCTAGAGGAAATGAAGTCACAGATTGCCAGGAACAAGGCCATCGAAAAGGGGGAGGCTGTGAGCCAAGAAGCTGAATTAAGATTGAGGTGCAAGATGGAAGAGGCCAAAACCAGAGATTTGCAGGCAGATGTCCGGGCTCTTAAGGAGAAGATTCATGAGCTGATGAACAAAGAGGATCAATTATCTCAACTTCAGGTCGACTACACGGTTCTACAGCAGAGGCTCATTGAAGAgcaggacaaaaagaaaagtatGAGCCAACAGATCCTAAACCTCACCAAAGATTTAGAGGTGACTAAGCGATACAGCAGAGCACTACGCCCTAGCATGAATGGAAGGAGGATAGTAGATGTTCCTCTCACTTCAACAGCCGTTCAGACAGATGCACATGCCAACGACGCTCTTGAAGAAGAGACCCCAGCGGTATTCATAAGGAAATCTGTTCTGGAAGAAAATCATGTGATGAGCAATTTGAGGCAGAAAGGCCTGAAAAAGCCAGCAGTTCTAGACCGTTATCCACCTGCATCTACAGAACTAGgtataaaaaaatcattgatCCCTTGgataaagaagaaagaagcaagTGCTGACACACAGGATGGCTTAGACAAGTTGACTTATAACGTTAATGGAGATGCGTCACCTCAAGCACCAGACTTAAGTATGACACAACGACCAGGCCGGCCACTGCACATAAGGGTAACTCCGGATCATCAAAACAGCACTGCCACATTGGAGATCACCAGTCCTCGTGCTGAGGACTTCTTTTCAAGCACCACAATCATCCCCACTTTAGGGCTGCAAAAGCCACGGATAACTATAGTTCCTAAATCCACTACTGTGTCACCAAAGGGCAGCTATGATGTAATGGACAGGACCAAGTCTCCAGTGACCATTACGACCATTTCTAGAGCCAAGTCACCAGAGGGTAGCAAGATCTCCTATCCTGACTCTCCAAGTTCTCCTGTCTCAGTCATTACAGTTAGCACAAGTCCAGTATTACAGGCGCCTATCTCTCCAGAACCTCAGGAAACCTCAAGCATCGGTCGAGCTGTGTTCAAGGTGACTCCAGAGAAGCAGACAGTGCCAACACCGGTCCGCAAATACaactccaacaccaacattaTAACAACAGAAGACAACAAAATCCATATTCATCTAGGGAGTCAGTACAAGAGGCCTCAGGACTCTGGAAGCAGCCCTATGCTCACAGTAAGGCCTATGAGTGTATGCCCAGAGAACAAGGAGACGCCTGCTACAGGGACTGTCCTGCGTTCCCCCCGACAGTCTTCCTCCACTTCGATAGGGAAAAGCACTCCTGGCAAGATGACAAGTAGCATCACCATTACTCCCATCACGTCTGCTCCTTCAAGGCCAACCCAGTCTGTG TCCGGGACGGATGTGCAGTCAACTCGGTCTTGCTCAGCAACACGAATCCCTATGTCAAAAGGTATGAAACCAGGCAAAACTGTAATGGGCCTTGCTGCAGTATCCAGGATAGAGTCTCGAGCTGAAAGCCAGTCAATGAAAATTGAACTGAGGAAGTCTGCAGTAATCAGCTCAGTGTCCACAGCAGGGGGCAGAAGCTGA